The Humulus lupulus chromosome 3, drHumLupu1.1, whole genome shotgun sequence genome window below encodes:
- the LOC133823165 gene encoding exocyst complex component EXO84A: MDSSTFSSISRGSSLGDSSELDAHLSLSDRLKAFKTSHFDPDAYITSKCYTMNEKEIRHLCSNLVDLKKASAEEMRKSVYANYGAFIRTSKEISDLEGQLLSMRNLLSSQAAFVHSLAEGVRLDSLSSDQEDSALEDTSEENIQHSKMKNWLVEFLDTLEVLLAEKRVDEALAALDEGEKIVEEANQRQALNTSSLLSLQAAVSEQRQKLAEQLAETMSLSSIHGVELRLAVLALKKLGDGPRAHTLLLNSHQQRLQSSVQSFRSPSNLCGGVYATAVSQLVFSTIAQAVNDSMLAFGEEPAYTSELVTWGVKQTEALALHLKRHVLVSSAASGSLRVAAECVQVCLGYCSLLEARGLALSSVLLRLFRPFIEQTFSASLKKIEQSSAALAAADDWSLVYLAGTRPVGSAMSVGGPNAFQPKLSSSAHKFSSMVQDFIEDAGPLESLQMDNLTLEGMLQVFNSYVNLLINALPGSIENDNLEGFGNKIVKLAETEAQQIALLANASVLADEILPRAALKLMPLQQQTNRSSETPRKAPSDRQNRVPEQREMKKRLQRAVDRLRDSFCRQHALDLIFTEDGDTHLCAQMYTNMDSYADEPEWFPSPIFQELFVRLTRIASIASDMFVGRERFATVLLIRLSETLILWLSNDQNFWEEIESGPQPLGPLGLQQFYLDMEFVMLFCSQGRYLSRNLHQVIKDIIGRAMQAVYATGIDPQSVLPEDDWFAEVAQIAIKMLSGKANLFGNGERDVTSPTSSSIYFHGSNLE; encoded by the exons ATGGACTCGTCTACGTTCTCATCTATATCAAGAGGATCTTCCCTTGGAGACTCCTCAGAGCTGGATGCACATTTAAGTCTGAGCGATAGGCTTAAGGCCTTCAAGACTTCTCATTTCGATCCTGACGCCTACATTACCTCTAAATGTTACACCATGAACGAAAAG GAGATTAGGCACTTGTGCTCGAACCTGGTCGATCTGAAGAAAGCTTCTGCCGAGGAAATGCGTAAAAGTGTTTATGCTAACTATGGCGCCTTCATTCG TACATCAAAGGAGATATCTGATCTTGAGGGGCAGCTTCTTTCCATGAGAAATCTCCTATCAAGTCAGGCAGCTTTTGTTCATAGTTTGGCTGAAGGAGTTCGTCTTGATTCACTATCAAGCGATCAAGAAGATTCAGCTCTAGAAGATACGTCCGAGGAAAACATACAACATTCCAAGATGAAGAATTGGCTTGTGGAGTTTCTTGACACTCTTGAGGTTCTCTTGGCTGAGAAAAGAGTGGATGAAGCTTTGGCCGCCTTGGACGAAGGAGAAAAGATTGTGGAAGAAGCCAACCAAAGACAAGCCCTGAACACATCTTCATTATTGTCATTGCAAGCTGCTGTAAGTGAACAAAGGCAGAAACTGGCTGAGCAACTAGCCGAAACCATGAGCCTAAGTTCGATTCACGGTGTTGAACTGCGTTTGGCTGTTTTAGCCTTGAAAAAACTAGGAGATGGTCCTCGTGCTCACACGTTGCTGCTTAATTCTCATCAACAGAGGCTCCAATCTAGTGTTCAGAGCTTTCGCTCACCGAGCAACTTGTGTGGAGGAGTTTATGCTACGGCTGTTTCACAGCTTGTCTTCTCAACCATTGCTCAAGCTGTGAATGACTCTATGTTGGCTTTTGGAGAGGAACCAGCATACACGTCTGAGCTTGTCACTTGGGGTGTAAAACAGACTGAAGCTTTGGCTCTTCATCTAAAGAGGCATGTTTTGGTGTCTTCAGCTGCATCAGGGAGTCTACGAGTGGCTGCAGAGTGTGTTCAAGTATGTTTAGGCTATTGTTCATTGTTGGAAGCTCGTGGACTGGCGCTTTCTTCTGTCTTGTTAAGGCTCTTTAGACCCTTTATTGAACAGACATTCAGCGCTAGCTTGAAGAAGATTGAGCAGAGCAGTGCAGCGCTAGCTGCTGCAGATGATTGGTCTCTTGTTTACCTGGCAGGAACTCGTCCAGTAGGCTCCGCCATGTCTGTTGGTGGGCCAAATGCTTTTCAGCCAAAGCTCTCCAGTAGTGCTCACAAGTTCAGTTCAATGGTTCAG GACTTTATTGAGGATGCCGGGCCACTTGAGAGTTTGCAAATGGATAATCTAACGTTAGAGGGAATGCTACAAGTGTTCAATTCCTATGTCAACTTGCTGATAAATGCATTGCCTGGTTCAATAGAGAATGACAACTTGGAAGGTTTCGGGAACAAAATTGTGAAACTTGCTGAAACTGAAGCCCAACAGATAGCTTTGCTGGCAAATGCCTCAGTGTTGGCAGACGAGATACTCCCTCGAGCTGCTTTAAAACTTATGCCTTTGCAGCAGCAGACCAATAGATCATCGGAGACTCCAAGGAAAGCTCCTTCAGATAGGCAAAACCGTGTCCCGGAACAAAGGGAAATGAAAAAGCGGCTGCAGCGCGCGGTTGACCGCCTTCGAGACAGCTTCTGTCGCCAACATGCCCTTGATCTCATCTTCACTGAAGACGGAGATACTCATCTTTGTGCACAAATGTACacaaatatggactcatatgcagATGAGCCAGAGTGGTTTCCTTCTCCAATTTTTCAG GAACTTTTTGTGAGACTAACACGGATTGCCAGCATTGCATCGGATATGTTTGTGGGAAGGGAAAGATTTGCAACTGTTCTGTTAATAAGACTTTCAGAGACTTTGATCCTGTGGCTCTCAAATGATCAAAACTTCTGGGAGGAAATAGAGTCAGGACCACAGCCATTAGGTCCTCTTGGCCTTCAACAG TTCTATTTGGATATGGAGTTTGTGATGCTTTTTTGTTCCCAAGGCCGTTATCTCTCTAGGAATCTACATCAGGTTATAAAAGACATTATTGGTAGAGCGATGCAAGCAGTTTATGCTACTGGAATAGATCCACAAAG